In Bacteroidales bacterium, a genomic segment contains:
- a CDS encoding MopE-related protein: MKLAKLLLIFASMQFAVLNAFSQCTPVDCLGSLPAYGGICQTALDTGRINEPYSDDISFHITNVCIDAGEFDPQYAGTGAKLLKLHSFSFSGFPAGLTGATNQSEYDASANTNGCGAVSGTPTEVGVFDATIHIFANINTYIGSITCNSFIQIPINNQPFDGSLSLVILPDPSFTGLNGPYCEADPAVTLTPTGTPGGIFSGPGVDGNTFNPLLAGAGTHTITYTVSAQQGSATAPATDSKSLSVTVIAANTYYADNDGDNFGNPDSVIFACVQPAGYIPDSLDCNDTSALVNPNTVWYADNDEDNYFSVTDSAIGCIPPTAYYTIPALALGPDCDDDNQEIGTPLVFYMDSDNDLFGNPDSTISECSQPVGYVSNNTDCNDTNAAINPDAIDIPDNGIDEDCSGYDSSITGINKTLNTSFLIYPNPVSDFTFIIQNNNIAMAGDYFVHVENCFGQIILRQALTEQYNKIVMPHTSSRGIYFVIIRDISNKTCLVKKIVVQ, from the coding sequence ATGAAATTAGCAAAACTACTCTTGATTTTCGCCTCAATGCAATTTGCTGTTCTTAACGCTTTTTCCCAGTGCACGCCTGTTGATTGCCTTGGTTCTCTTCCGGCTTATGGTGGCATTTGCCAAACAGCGCTTGACACCGGAAGGATTAATGAGCCATATTCCGATGATATATCTTTTCACATTACCAATGTATGCATTGATGCAGGTGAGTTCGATCCGCAATATGCAGGTACCGGAGCAAAACTTCTAAAGCTTCACTCTTTTTCATTTTCAGGGTTTCCTGCCGGCCTGACAGGGGCAACGAATCAGTCAGAATATGATGCTTCGGCAAACACAAACGGTTGCGGTGCTGTTAGCGGAACGCCAACAGAAGTAGGTGTTTTTGATGCTACCATACATATTTTTGCCAATATAAATACTTATATAGGCTCTATCACATGTAATAGTTTTATCCAGATTCCGATAAACAATCAGCCTTTTGACGGCTCTCTTTCATTGGTGATACTGCCCGATCCTTCTTTTACAGGACTAAACGGGCCGTATTGCGAAGCCGACCCTGCAGTTACGCTGACACCAACCGGAACTCCAGGGGGCATTTTCAGCGGGCCGGGAGTGGATGGGAACACATTTAATCCATTATTGGCAGGCGCCGGCACACATACTATTACTTATACCGTTTCGGCACAACAGGGAAGCGCTACAGCACCGGCAACAGACAGTAAATCCTTGTCTGTTACAGTAATTGCTGCCAATACTTATTATGCCGATAATGACGGAGATAATTTTGGCAATCCGGATTCAGTGATATTTGCTTGTGTGCAGCCTGCAGGTTATATTCCCGACAGCCTTGATTGCAATGATACTTCCGCATTGGTAAATCCCAATACCGTATGGTATGCCGATAATGATGAAGACAATTATTTTTCCGTAACAGATTCCGCTATTGGTTGCATACCACCAACAGCATATTATACTATTCCCGCCCTTGCGCTGGGCCCCGATTGCGACGATGACAACCAAGAAATTGGCACCCCTCTTGTTTTTTATATGGATTCCGATAATGATTTATTTGGAAATCCTGATTCAACAATCAGTGAATGCTCCCAACCTGTTGGTTATGTCTCAAACAATACCGACTGTAACGATACAAATGCAGCTATAAATCCTGATGCCATAGACATTCCCGATAATGGCATTGACGAAGATTGCAGTGGATATGATAGTTCAATAACGGGTATTAACAAAACCTTAAATACTTCTTTCCTTATTTATCCTAATCCTGTATCAGATTTTACTTTTATTATACAAAACAACAACATCGCAATGGCTGGCGATTATTTTGTGCATGTGGAAAATTGTTTCGGTCAAATTATTTTACGACAAGC